A genomic region of Pyrus communis chromosome 14, drPyrComm1.1, whole genome shotgun sequence contains the following coding sequences:
- the LOC137714466 gene encoding uncharacterized protein, which translates to MDDQNQQTLTNYYYNSIDNQLLKKVAKFLLSASVFSFCFSRSSMLSFLHSFNFYFSTFPYQLFTHTIDKNFIFLICNLLFVFLAKHSGLTRSPAQSSYPSNEETSLKNREGGLEFGSPMLETEEPVSPKEDAKAGSMDSLENVAAEEEHESEPLINQVEKHAEKVIEDYEEQKEQEPESILLVSEEEEEEEEDGKLAEEDEEGTGRFGNSTEELNKKVEDFIRRMKEELRIEAQRQLIMV; encoded by the coding sequence ATGGATGATCAAAACCAACAAACCTTGACAAACTACTACTACAACTCCATAGATAATCAGCTTCTGAAAAAAGTTGCCAAGTTTTTGCTTTCAGCTTCTGTGTTTTCATTCTGCTTTTCCCGCTCATCCATGCTCTCATTCCTCCATTCCTTCAACTTCTACTTCTCAACATTCCCTTACCAACTTTTCACCCACACCATTGACAAGAACTTCATATTCCTCATATGCAACCTGCTCTTCGTTTTCCTTGCAAAACACTCTGGCTTAACCCGATCTCCGGCGCAGTCATCTTATCCTAGCAATGAAGAAACAAGCTTGAAGAATAGAGAAGGTGGTTTGGAATTCGGTTCGCCAATGTTAGAGACAGAAGAGCCAGTTTCGCCAAAGGAAGATGCGAAAGCAGGAAGTATGGACTCGCTAGAAAATGTTGCTGCAGAAGAAGAACATGAAAGTGAGCCTTTGATCAACCAAGTAGAAAAACATGCAGAGAAGGTtattgaagattatgaagaacaaaaagaacaagaacCAGAAAGTATTTTGTTAGtttcagaagaagaagaagaggaagaagaagatggaaaaCTTGCCgaggaagatgaagaaggaacaGGAAGGTTTGGTAATAGTACTGAAGAATTGAACAAGAAAGTTGAAGACTTCATTAGAAGAATGAAGGAAGAATTAAGGATTGAAGCACAAAGACAACTAATTATGGTTTAA
- the LOC137716053 gene encoding zinc transporter 11-like, producing MAPPLPRLLLFCSLLLLCLTIPVLAHSGHDDDDETEPATNDSETPHDLRSRPLILVKIWCLIIIFFGTFVPGVSPYFFKWNEGFLVLGTQFAGGVFFGTAMLHFLSDSNETFKDLTKKEYPFAFMLACGGFLLTMLADCVISYVFLKNKSGVSAADLQVQGNIEQGKGGQYGTQSHNHFANAVVASATSLGDSILLIVALCFHSVFEGIAIGVAETKADAWKALWTISLHKVFAAIAMGIALLRMMPNRPFLSCAAYAFAFAISSPIGVAIGILIDATTQGAVADWIFAISMALACGVFIYVAINHLLAKGYTPDRAVSVDKPQYKFLAVLLGIGVIAVVMIWDT from the exons ATGGCTCCACCTCTCCCTCGCTTACTCCTCTTCTGTTCTCTCCTCCTCCTTTGCCTCACCATCCCCGTTTTAGCCCACAGCGGccacgacgacgacgacgaaaCTGAACCCGCCACCAACGACAGCGAAACCCCGCATGACCTCCGTTCGAGGCCTCTAATACTAGTCAAGATTTGGTGCCTCATCATAATATTTTTTGGGACGTTCGTACCCGGAGTTTCGCCTTATTTCTTCAAGTGGAATGAAGGGTTCTTGGTTTTGGGTACGCAGTTTGCTGGAGGTGTGTTTTTTGGTACGGCGATGCTGCACTTTCTAAGTGATTCCAATGAGACTTTCAAGGACTTGACCAAAAAAGAATACCCTTTTGCATTTATGTTGGCTTGTGGGGGATTCTTGCTTACAATGCTTGCTGATTGTGTCATTTCCTATGTGTTCCTCAAGAATAAGAGCGGTGTGTCTGCTGCTGATCTTCAGGTTCAGG GTAATATTGAGCAGGGAAAGGGTGGTCAATATGGCACTCAG AGCCATAACCACTTTGCAAATGCAGTGGTTGCAAGCGCTACTTCACTTGGGGACAGCATCTTGTTGATAGTAGCCTTGTGTTTCCACTCTGTGTTTGAGGGCATTGCAATTGGAGTCGCTGAGACTAAAGCCGATGCTTGGAAAGCCTTATGGACAATTTCTCTTCACAAGGTATTTGCGGCCATTGCCATGGGCATTGCTCTCCTTCGAATGATGCCTAACCGTCCCTTCTTATCATGCGCTGCCTACGCTTTTGCATTTGCTATTTCAAGTCCTATTGGTGTGGCAATCGGAATCCTAATAGATGCGACAACCCAAGGAGCTGTGGCTGATTGGATATTCGCGATTTCAATGGCTCTAGCATGTGGAGTGTTCATATACGTAGCAATAAACCATTTATTGGCAAAGGGCTATACACCCGACAGAGCAGTTTCAGTTGACAAGCCCCAGTACAAGTTTCTGGCAGTTTTGTTAGGCATTGGAGTAATAGCTGTTGTGATGATTTGGGACACTTGA
- the LOC137715942 gene encoding mitochondrial import inner membrane translocase subunit TIM50: MSSILLRSRSLSRLLKANGRLLSSDVSSTPPKEPLVETQSLISNPTSPPPPPPPPPSAPAPNASSSKSWNFLKYSLIGAITGATAAVGYVSYAYSLDEIDEKTKALRAAPSTIKVADDASALEKFKSRVYSSAVTVPAKAVEAYIDARRTIEEQIRGYTEPYAEKLLPDLHPMEKHVFTLVLDLQETLLYSYWTREKGWQTIKRPGVDAFLEHLAQFYEIIVYSDYSNMYVDPVMERLDTKHCVRYRLGKAATRYQNGKHYRDLSKLNRDPKKIIYLSAHARENSLQPENGAIIKPYKNELDDTALVDFIPFLEFVARNPPADIRQVLASYEGRDIPAEFIRRSKEHQKRIQESKQQGRFWRR, encoded by the exons ATGTCCTCGATACTGCTTCGTTCCCGTTCACTCTCTCGGCTATTAAAGGCCAATGGACGCCTATTGAGCTCCGATGTGTCTTCAACGCCTCCCAAAGAACCACTCGTCGAAACCCAATCCCTAATCTCCAATCCCACATCTCCACCTCCGCCTCCACCGCCGCCACCAAGCGCTCCGGCTCCGAACGCTTCAAGTAGCAAATCTTGGAACTTCCTCAAGTACTCCCTCATTGGCGCGATCACTGGAGCCACTGCTGCTGTTGGTTATGTCTCGTATG CATACTCTTTGGATGAAATTGACGAAAAGACCAAGGCTCTCCGAGCAGCACCTTCAACTATCAAGGTGGCAGATGATGCGTCTGCCCTTGAA AAATTTAAAAGTCGGGTATACTCTTCTGCAGTTACAG TTCCTGCTAAAGCAGTTGAAGCTTACATTGATGCAAGGAGGACGATTGAAGAACAAATTCGa GGCTATACTGAACCATATGCGGAGAAGCTTCTTCCAGATTTGCATCCCATGGAGAAACATGTTTTTACCCTTGTTCTGGATCTCCAGGAGACATTACTATACTCTTATTGGACG CGAGAAAAGGGCTGGCAGACTATCAAAAGACCTGGAGTTGATGCTTTTTTGGAACATCTTGCTCAGTTTTATGAAATCATCGTGTATTCAGACTATTCAAATATG TATGTAGATCCTGTAATGGAGAGACTGGACACCAAGCATTGTGTACGATATAGGCTGGGAAAGGCTGCCACTAGGTATCAGAATGGAAAACATTATAGG GACCTTTCAAAACTTAACAGAGATCCAAAAAAGATCATCTATCTGAGTGCACACGCACGAGAAAATAGTCTTCAGCCTGAAAATGGTGCTATAATAAAGCCATATAAGAATGAGTTAGATGACACAGCTCTTGTGGATTTCATACCATTTCTTGAAT TTGTTGCCCGCAATCCTCCAGCAGATATTAGGCAAGTACTAGCATCGTATGAAGGGCGTGATATTCCTGCAGAGTTCATTAGGCGATCTAAAGAGCATCAAAA GCGAATACAAGAATCGAAGCAGCAGGGTCGATTTTGGCGACGTTGA